The sequence GATGAAGAGAAGAATGATGAACACAGAGAAGATGGAGAAGATGAGGTCGATGATCATGATCAAGAGAAGAATGAGGAACACCGGGAAGATGCAGAAGATGAGGTCGATGATCATGATCATGAGAAGTCTGATGTAGAGCGTGATCCAGAATTGGATGCTGTTGATGAAGACAAGGAACGAGGAGAAGATAGCGAGAAGGAAACTGAGGAGAGAGATGCTGAAGTGAATGATAGTCAGGTGGATGAAGAAAATTCATTGGAAGAACATGATCACGATGAAGACTCAAGCAGTTCACATGAGGCACGTGAAGAACATTATAAAGCAGATGATGCTTCAAGTGCAGTGACTCATGATACAGTTGTAACTACAACTGAAAATGAGAGTGGTAAGTTAGAGCAAGAAGTAGAACATTCTGCTGAAGCCAAGAGTAAAGCTGGTGTTAATAACATTATGCAGATCAATACCAGCCAAAATACAACAGTGGTTTTGAAGGAGGAAAATGGTAAAGCAGATGAAGAAGACAGTCCTCCAAACACAACGAACAGTGAAGAGAAGCATGATGACCCGATCTTATCCACTGCTGCAGAcacttcaatttcaaattcCACAAGAACAGAAGGATTGACAGATAATTCTGAATCGAGAACCTACTCGACGGAACTGAGCGCACAGGCTCATGACTTACTTCTACAGAATGGAACCCAGGCAGTTAACCAAGAGTCTAATGCCACAGTAGGGGATACAACGTCTTCCAACATGTCAACTAGTCAGCAAAGCAGTAACTCTGCAGATACGGTGGATGATAACCAAATTGATTCTAATTTAACAGTTTCCTCTAAAAAGGACGAGTTAGACTCAATCCCGGTCGATTCCTCGAATGTTTCTGGTGATACGGAGCCTTCCCTGGCAGAAAAAGTCGTCCAAGGGAATGCAACTGCTGAAGCAGTAGATAATGAAGGGTTGCCTTTGAATGATAACAATGCAACTGAGGTTGAGAAGGCCGATACTAGCAGTGAAGAAACTGGAACTACTGATGAAGACGTGGATGCATCAATTGTTGAGAATTTGGGGGATGATCTGATTGATTCTTCTGATTCGTCCTCCCACTTGGAGGAGAAACATGTCCGCACAGATGTAGAAACTCTTCCTGAAATACAAACTGAAGGAAGCATGGAAGATGCTGCAGCAGAATGATAACTGTACAATTAGACAAGTAGTGTGTTTAGTTTTCGTGATGAGTTTTCACACTTTCGTTTACTGTTATTCGGTTTCACAAATGTGCAAAATTCATAAACTGTAGACCATATTAATGTTGCAGGCATTATATAGTCATGAGTGAAGGGTTCCAACTTGTATAATCGTTTCTACTTTCTAGCGTCTTCCATTTTTCTGTTTAATCTGTTTTCTATATATAGATTGTGATTCTGTTACAGAACTTGTGTAGTGTATTGAAACAGATATGCTATGTTTTGACTTTACTGAgatgttttgattaattaagGTATAAATTAATCTAGAGTTCGAGTAAATCATGGTTCCCACAGAAGATGAAAGTACTAGCATTTCAACATCAAAATAGTATCAATTGCTACATGGCTTAGTTCAGGTgttcaaatgaaaaattaagCAAATTTCAGGTTATTACCGTGaaaaattatcatattgttTCTCCGGATAAGTTTACTTGCTACAGTAAAATGCTATTATAAAGATTGTATAATATTACATGGAAGATCGATTCCATATAAAACATAGTTATTACAGTGAAAAATCATTATACATTCTTATTATTGTAGAGAGGTCTTTGATTGTATTTCTTTACTCGTTAGTGTTGTGGATAAGTCTCAAATTCAATAATATGATCCTTTTGCCACGCTGTAAAGAGGTGTAAATGGACCCAATGTTTACATGTGAAGCAAAATAATATAGTGAAGTGAAGTCAACATTAAAGGTGAGATCTTATCTCACTGTTTATGATTAATGGGTTAACTatccaaattaaaattaaagatattaaaatgaattgaaatagAAATCGAGGAAGCTGATATTGTGTGGGATCATGTTATGTTGCATCATAAGCCATGTCTTTTTCTTAGTACTTAGTGATGGACCTAGCGGCTGTCTAATCTTGGGCCCTAACTCAATCTGCCCATAGTTACATAAACCTGTTTTCTAATAGTACTCCCTCTGTCTCATTAGCAACATTTGATttgacacggagtttaagaaataatgaaaattttgaaatgtttatcAAATCGGCTTTCAAAAaagtaattcattttttttgtcctcataaatgtattagaaTATTAAGTGGGAACAATAAGagtaaaagagaaattatacttttaaataCTTACCATATAAGAAAATGTGACATTCTTTAGGACTGACCAAAAAGGAAATAGTGACACATGAAATTGAACGGATGGAGTTGTATTTTTCCACCTCTTCTCTCTCTCCAAATccactcaaaaaaaaaaaaaaggaaaaaacaatactttttaacatttttagtGTCTTtgttattgataaattttacgTTTTAGTAATGTTGGTTTAAATATAACACATTATAATCACATATTGACAAAAAAGACCACATATTATATCCTAACTTACTAAAAAGTTATTAACATTGAGTTATATATCATTAGTATCTAAAGCAATTTTTACGGATAAATGAATATTCAGAAGttctattatttaaaaaataaaataaaggatgAACGGCTAGttgcccttttttttttccatctcTTTTTATTGCAAAAGGGGGACCAAAAATGACAAATTGTGAGTTGTGAccatttttgtatataatttttgaataatagAGATACAAAATATGATGTGAAAATCATATACATTTGGTATTGAAACAACACATATGATGACATGACAGAGCAAGTGGAAGCTAGGTTGGTACATTAAGCCAAAGGGAGTAGAAGATATTTTGTGTTTTTGGGGACTACAcgttttctcttttctttgcTACTTATTAAAATTGCTAGTGCACACTAATCCACtacttgtattattttttttgattgaaaagcttcaacttttctttcttttcctgtGATTCATCTATattaatataaagattattcaaggatattttcttttttagtataATTAAGAGCATAATCATCTCAATCGTATAGTTAAATGTATGATGAGTTTTGCATTTTTTCATTTCTCTTGTTAAAATTGCGTCACCAACAAAGGTTGTAACGGAgtgagaaatattttttcatccataatcagaaatttcaaattcaagctAACATGATATAAAATCGTTTTtgttaaaaagtaataaatcaTTTCTATCATAAGATTTCCTAACGcaaatataaattgaatatcAATTACCGAacgaaaaatcaaaatttctaGATCACAACCTCTTTGAACATCAATCGTATTATGTTCCTGTACCCATGTGAggattaaagaaagaaaaaagaagaaaaaaacaaattagaGAATCACCCAAAATGGGTTGTACTAGACCAATAAACACATGAGAAACCAGATAATTGCCACATATTACAGCCAAATCTCATTTGATGTTCGGATCTCATATTAGAGATTAAATTATATTGAGATTACATGCTGGCTACTGCATGATCTATTCAAAAATAATGCTCCCAACTTAGTTTTTTCGCACATAAAACTCAAATTcgaaatttttaataatgaatGAAACAGTTTACCACAATACTATAACCCATGTTGGTAAGCCAAGTCATATTATCCTACCAAAGTTGATACACACGTGTACTGCTAaacaatgcaaaaaaaaatttactagtTTAATTGGACATGTAGTACTACtatttatttagttgtttttttgtaTTACTATTCTAATTAGACATGTATTGCCAGATCTAAAATCACCTGATGCCAGCCTACAAACCATATAGTAGTACATTGGattctttacaaaaaaaaacgacaaaaatcaaccaactttgGGTTCCCATTTCCAAAACAAATCTTAATTGCTTTGTTAAAAATCTACATTATACCATACCTTTATGTGTTAATTAAGGTTAACTTCTATAAATACGGTTCATTTCTATTAATTTGTTAAAAGTCATTCATTACTTAACACAAAACGTGGTAGGTATCATATGACGGTTAAAATGGACATATATAATTGACTACAATATCACCGTTATTTTAGATGACTCCTCACAAGTAAAAAAATAGTATtctatatattatgataaaattttacgtgaaaatatttatttttatttattcaagttAATTTTTCTAACTTTAACTTGTCATGTTGGTTAtgtcaagtttttttttcttcataatattaattatttatttctcaGATCACTTAATATTaaacatcaaaattcatatgaatattattgaaacactcatattatttttagaaaatgtaTGAAGTAAAGATAAACGGAAATAACATATTCATGTAACGAGAAGTTCTTGATCATTATATCAttccaaattaattaatcaataaatacattccgaaaggagaaaaaaaaaagaaattcaaaatagaCAGCTGTCTTATCACTGTACACTCGAAAAAAggcaataaataaaataaaataaaaaaaagaaaatacagcTAAAAACTGCTGTCAGTTAGTTAATTAGCAAAACTTAAACTGAAACCCGAAGCAACCCATATCTGTCACCCGACCCGTTTAACCGTATCATTCTTGGTCTTGCTGCCTCAACTCTTTTCGAAGTTTCTGGGAAAATGACCGACAAGCATCTATACTGAGATCCATGGCAGCTGCCAACGCCACAAACGCCGCAGCATCCTCCGCACAACTCACATGCTGCACCCCAACTTCCACCTCCGGTTTAGTGCATTTCCCCTCTCCTCCTACCGTCCCCGACATCACGAAGCCCCGATACAGTAGCTGCGCCCACGATCCGGATCCGGGTTGGGATCCGAAGTCTGATCCGGATCCGGATCCTGAGCTAAGGTCGAAGCTGCTGTTGGGGCTAGTCAACGGAGTAGCTCCGTTGATTATGTCTATACCGATTTTACCACCTTTTTTGGTGCTgatggttga comes from Solanum pennellii chromosome 1, SPENNV200 and encodes:
- the LOC107007792 gene encoding dentin sialophosphoprotein; this translates as MYKQSPSRNHRSKGVKVKNVLQICLLLAVCFWLIYQVKHSHDKKKEFDEDDAKSSIKSGSINELVKLGRKDLPRIEGLDTVDEKHREELEDETVEEEEGNKPEEEDLEENNTKEKNDEHREDGEDEVEDHDEEKNDEHREDGEDEVDDHDQEKNEEHREDAEDEVDDHDHEKSDVERDPELDAVDEDKERGEDSEKETEERDAEVNDSQVDEENSLEEHDHDEDSSSSHEAREEHYKADDASSAVTHDTVVTTTENESGKLEQEVEHSAEAKSKAGVNNIMQINTSQNTTVVLKEENGKADEEDSPPNTTNSEEKHDDPILSTAADTSISNSTRTEGLTDNSESRTYSTELSAQAHDLLLQNGTQAVNQESNATVGDTTSSNMSTSQQSSNSADTVDDNQIDSNLTVSSKKDELDSIPVDSSNVSGDTEPSLAEKVVQGNATAEAVDNEGLPLNDNNATEVEKADTSSEETGTTDEDVDASIVENLGDDLIDSSDSSSHLEEKHVRTDVETLPEIQTEGSMEDAAAE